The DNA region CCCGTTTCCGGGCCCaaacgcccgctaaatgcgctaaccaaatataaggttaggggccacgttacaggccacgttgccgctaccgtttgaccgCTGCAGGGCACtggccttagcgctcggccttccgggacctcggattgcttccggaggccgagcctccgctccggtaaccgcagtctctaaacactgctgatttaagccatcgtattgcctctgaggccctgtaatatactGGGCTCAGATgcactgtaaaatccacaaacaaaagctgtattttaacatatACTTTACGTGAAATCTCGGAAAAAACTAGAGTTTATAAAAGAAAGATATGGAAATACTATAATCCTAAAAAGCTTAAAGCACTTTACTTTTACAGGAGAAATATAATTTTCCTCTCTATAcgtaatatatatattaaaaaaccTACTAATAAGCTAGACTATTAGACAGTAAGCGTATTTAAAGCTAAAGAAATAGcttaaaaataatattcgagttaaaagtatttaatagagtatatttataaatatattgTTAAAAttcagcttttgtttgtggattttacagtgtatctgagccctgtatattacagggcctcagaaGCAATAcaatggcttgaatcagcagtgtttagggaccaCGGTTCCCGGAAcggaagctcggcctccggaagcaatctgaggtcccggaaggccgagcgctaaggccaGTGCCCTGCAGcggtcaaacggtagcggcaacgtggcctgtaacgtggcccctaaccttatatttggttagcgcatttagcgggcgtttGGGCCCGGAAACGGGGGGGAACGAGTAgaaggccgatggcctataagacctctgcctcacaccctattTACTGTGGTATTTcttagtctataaggttcaatcaatatactagttcaccacactcatcagtgcctcacaagcctatgttacagtgattctcttttatatattacagggcgccgcccctgtaatcctccttccttcagtgccacggcaactgtcgaatgctgcagtcaaagtcttcttcgctctcagtgtactgcgccgatagctatttgagcctacacttacaggcctcaatagcacctatttcaacagTATATACaatttatttactttaacgCTTATTTTAGTTACTTTTATATCGGGTCTTTACCGTAggtttactttatatttaaagtttataaaaaaCGGCGTAACTTTAATTTGTTTTACTAgcaatatattatataataattatacCGTAAATAATCGTTTAACCTAATTATTTTACTTACAATTAATGTAATTACGTTAGTATTAGtctataatttaattaagttGTTCCATTTACTAATTTATTTAAGGGTAGTAAACTGAAGACGCTTTACTTATTACTTTTAACCTTACTGTTAACGCTCTTTAAACCTTCGATACGAATTTGATATTACGGTCCGtaataaactttttttaAGTATATATATGTTATTGTAATGTACCGTAGGAGTATATCCGTGGATTACTTTACCAGTTGAATCTCTTTATAAGATAGAAAATATATTCATTTAATAAGCCTGCTAattatcgttaatatatcAATATACTTAACgttaattactataatttttAACTCTAGTAGTTTAATAATCAAGTTTGTTATAGTAAAACTCTATAGTCGTTCTACTATTAATAGTAACCTTTAAATCTCTAAGGCTTTTACTTTgtaatttttattttttcgtacgtataatatatttaaataattttTTGAATATTACTTTAATTTTTAATTAAGTAAAGTACTATTAATCTTTGCTATAATCTTTTCATacttatatatcctccgaactTCGACCAATAAGTTTCTATTACTAATGCCGTTTTATCATTTAACTTTACGTACGCTCTATTTCTATACTATAATCTTCTTGCATAttgcggaactgtctatatatgccagccagttcctcggtatatatagaccttgaTCCTTCaagtacctccgtacctagCTCACTACGCTCACCAGGTAAGCCTGCTGATCCGGCTTACTTTCGCCAAGCAGTGAGCCTTCCCTCACCCTGCAGCCTCGCCGCTGTGTCTCTCTTCCCTGATTAGCGTACACGGCCCGCTGCAGTCTCTATCTAGGCTTgcaataaatacaataaatacaataaatacaataaatacaataaatacaataaatacaataaatacaataaatacaataaatacaataaatacaataaatacaataaatacaataaatacaataaaataaaacaataaatacaataaatacaataaatacaataaatacaataaatacaataaatacaataaatacaataaatacaataaatacaataaatacaataaatacaataaatacaataaatacaataaatacaataaatacaataaatacaataaatacaataaatacaatacAATAAATATAGTAAAATAGTAAGCTTTGCGGAACTAAACTTAGTCGCTCCGCTTACTAGTTTACAAAATTTACACTTGGCTTACCACTAAAttatttttttgttttaaaaaaattaaaaaaaattaaaaaaattaaaaaatttaaaaaaattaaaaaaattaaaaaaattaaaaaaattaaaaaaattaaaaaaattaaaaaaattaaaaaaattaaaaaaattaaaaaaaaattaaaaaaattaaaaaaaaaattaaaagaaattaaaaaaaaggaaaaaaaaggaaaaaaaaggaaaaaaaattaaaaaaaaaatttaaacTTTAAAAATTGCttccccccaaaatcaaaTCTATAAcctttccaaaaaaaaatgtttATTTCACTTAACTATATCATACcctatatttattttaaaaaaaactCCTTACATAAAAAATCAAATTtattgcttttttttttaattttatttttatttacttaaCTATATTACAGTTTAATTTTTGAATtctataaataataataaaataaaaatcttCTTTTGGGAGAGCCGAGACAGGGGGAAAAACTTCGGGGAATTGTAAGTATCCCAAATCTGTTTCTGGACCTCCGTAGACTCCGGTAAAAAGAAAGATTTGTGGATGCCAAAATGGAAGAGGTCTGAGCTACTGAGACTACACCAGTCTGCCTCCGTTGGGTTCATCGCAAAAAGGTCGCTACGCGCCACACCGTTCTTGTTTTGCGTTAATAATGCCCGACAAGACCCTCACAGTCGCAACTTATGCTGCAGGTGCCTCGTTTGCCGCCATCACCCTCGTCTATGTATTTGGCCCGACTTTCTTCTTCGATGCTGGCCCATCTGCCTCAACGAACCGAAATAGAGGCGCCGTCGGCCTCTCCAACCCTGCCAATGATTGCTTTATTAACTCTGTTCTCCAGGCACTcgctgggttgggggatcTTCGAATTTATTTAATACGCGAAACACATCGTCGCAGCCTCGATGACGAGCTCGTCTACGCCCAGGTTGTACCAGTCGGTCTTCTCCCAGGAGATGTGCAACACTTTAGGGGCGACATGCCACACTGGAAGATGGAGGGTTTTCAGAAAGGGCTGGTAACAAAGGGACTGAAAGATATCCTGGACGCTCTCAACGAACGACCTTTGTACAAGAaaaccatcaccgccatgcCATTCCTTCGtgtcttggaggaggcaTTTCGCCAGCGAATTAGCAGACGGCAACAAGACGCTCAAGAGTTTCTGCAAGTGGTTGCGGAAAGGCTCTGTAATGAATACCACGCGGGACGAAGAGCGAGGGCCTCTGCACGACGGAGTTGTGCTCTTGGTGATGCCACTTCGGAGCTTGCGCAGACAGCGCCAGACAAGGACTCAACCCAGGGCCTGGTGACACAAGTCAACGACATTGAAAAACCACAAGGGCAGTCTGAAGTTGTCAATGATGAACTTGGTGGAGGGCAAGAGGAAGGCTTTCCTATGGAGGGACAGTCTGAATCACAGATCGAATGCCTCACATGTGGTTTCAAACCCCGTCCTACAGCAACAACATTTTGCACCTTGACTCTCAATGTGCCACAGGTGTCATCGGCCACCACACTTGGGGCTTGTTTTGATGGCATGTTCAAGACAGAATACATCGACGACTTCAAGTGTGAAAAATGTCGTTTGATGCATGCCATACTATTACTGGAAGCAGACCTGGAGCGATCCACCTCGGAAGTGGCAAGAGAAAATATACGAGCAGCTATCGACAAACTGCAATCTGCTCTTGAAACAGATCCTGAGGACCCCCCGAATGATGTTGTTTTGCCAGACCTCAGTCATGCCCCAAAGCGACGAATAGCACGCCACATCCGCCTTACCAGTTTCCCGAAGATCCTGGCCATTCACCTCTCTCGCTCGATCTTCGACGCCAGTCATTATTCTCAGAAAAACTCGGCCAAGGTGGTTTTCCCCGAAAAATTTCCCCTGGGTGGGTTGCTTAACCAAAAAAAGTACAAACTCTTGGGCGTGGTGACACACAAGGGAAGTCACGACAGCGGTCATTATGAAACCTTTCGTCGCCAGGTTAtgcaaccccccttttccaacccTAGCACGTTTAAGCCAGCAGAAGTCTATAGCAGAACCGTCAGCCCCGCGCCCACGCCGCACATCAGAGCTCAGCGATCagacggtggagaggagaaCTCGTTGATGTCAACACCAGATCCTTTGTCCCCTTCCGGGGGAGACTCACTCACGCCGCCGTTGGACCCTTGGAAACACTCTGTACCGGCACCTCAAACATCTATCTTACCGGATGGAGATAAGCCAGCGTCACCTTTGGGCTCTCCGCAGAAAGATGTCTTGTCTGTCAGCAGGGGTAGGGAATCTGAATCCACCAGTCTCCGGTCGGTTGCAGCAAACGCCAAATCAACGTTCTCCAAAATCACCTCTCGACCTTCAGCCGGGACCGAAAGCAACCCAAAATCTGACGTGATGGATACATCTACGAAATCATTGACCACTGCCAAGCCGAGGCGCCGAAAAGTCCAAGACCGGTGGTGGCGTATCAGCGACGACAAAGTTAAGGAAGCAAGTACCCGCGATGTTTTGAGCATGCAGCGGGAGGTCTACCTTCTGTTCTATGAGATGGAGCGCGCATAAAAGCCAGTTTCCATTGCTTCTAGCAAGCCCCTTATCCTAAAGTCATTTGAGTCAGCATCACCAATGTCGTGCCATTGGGATTGTCAGTAGTGTGACAGTCCTACTTTGGAGAGACTACTTCTGAGGGAGATCGCGGTTGGGTAATGTAGATGTATTAAGTAAGGCTAAGTTAGACAGGTCATAGCATAAGCACCCCAACATGGCTCGCGTGAACTCCTTGCAGGCTCATAAACTTGTATCTGTTGCTTGGGCAAGTGTAAGAACCAAGTTCTTACAGCCCCCTATTTTCCCGCCAGAACCAAGCAACCAACCATGTGTGTGATGGCGGGTGTTATTTTTGCGCCGATACTGGAACGCAAGTGTTGCTGGCAAGACGACAGTGTATTTTGTCATGCTGACAGGCTCACTGGCCAAGCAACTCTTTAACTAACTTGGCAGCTTCATCGCCGGTTGGCACAGGTGTGCTGTGGGCTTGGGCCGACTTTTGGGAGTCGAAACGCCACAATCCGCCAGTCTTGTCAGCGTCGCCATGCTCTGCCAGGTTGACGATTGGACCCAACCGGGTTAAGACCAGATCGGGGGAATCCGCGGAGGCAGTAAAATAGCGCCGTTCCCATGTGCGCCCCTCAGCCTTCTCTTTAATACGCATTTCGCGCTGAGCACTCTCGATCTTGCTCTTCTCAACGTGGACAACGTCAAATTCACCCTTCGCAATCGCCACTGCAACCTTGTTCCATGCCCTTCTTGACTCAAGGGGATGTTGCTCATCGATGGGAGCAACGATGAGGTTGCTTGTTGGGTTTTGGGCCGGGTCCCAAAGTTCCACCAAGTTGCCGGCGCTGTTGTGCTTGGCCGGGCCGGAGTGTATCTCGAAGGTTTTGGTCCACTGTCCCGAGACGTTGAAGAGGacatccttctcctttccaGTCGGGTACAACACCGCAGTGAGGGAATTTTTCTTGCCAGATAACCAGCCCTTTCCACTGTAGTCGACCTTTGCCGTGAAGCCAGTCGAGGATGTAATGTAGGAGCTACCGTCAAGTTCGATGAAAGGGGAACCAAAGACGAGACCCTCGATGTGCAGCGACGGAAGAGTGATCAAGTAGGTGTCAGGTTCTCCCGAAGACGAGGGAACAGTGAGAACGGCGTGGCCTATTTGCTTGACGTTGATTGTCTTGGAAAAGGACGCCTTCTGGGCATTGTAGCCCTCGAGCCGAACACCTGATTGAGCTGCATGTTAGCCTTGGGCTTGGcactccctcttcttcagtCCAGAGGAAGGAATTCGTCGTACCGGTTGTAGCATTAGTGATGTTGTAGGCAGTTGCTGGTGGGTGATGGCTAATATCAGTGTCAGC from Podospora pseudoanserina strain CBS 124.78 chromosome 1, whole genome shotgun sequence includes:
- the kes1 gene encoding Oxysterol-binding protein 4 (COG:T; EggNog:ENOG503NU29) encodes the protein METPPQQAQAGAGGGWGAFLKSIASFNGDLSSLTAPPFILSSTSLTEFSSYWCEHPSVFAAPAKEPDPAKRALLVLKWFLTTLKQQYASRSEQYGNEKKPLNPFLGELFLGKWEDGAGTTELISEQVSHHPPATAYNITNATTGVRLEGYNAQKASFSKTINVKQIGHAVLTVPSSSGEPDTYLITLPSLHIEGLVFGSPFIELDGSSYITSSTGFTAKVDYSGKGWLSGKKNSLTAVLYPTGKEKDVLFNVSGQWTKTFEIHSGPAKHNSAGNLVELWDPAQNPTSNLIVAPIDEQHPLESRRAWNKVAVAIAKGEFDVVHVEKSKIESAQREMRIKEKAEGRTWERRYFTASADSPDLVLTRLGPIVNLAEHGDADKTGGLWRFDSQKSAQAHSTPVPTGDEAAKLVKELLGQ
- a CDS encoding hypothetical protein (EggNog:ENOG503NWQ4; MEROPS:MER0005855; COG:I), which gives rise to MPDKTLTVATYAAGASFAAITLVYVFGPTFFFDAGPSASTNRNRGAVGLSNPANDCFINSVLQALAGLGDLRIYLIRETHRRSLDDELVYAQVVPVGLLPGDVQHFRGDMPHWKMEGFQKGLVTKGLKDILDALNERPLYKKTITAMPFLRVLEEAFRQRISRRQQDAQEFLQVVAERLCNEYHAGRRARASARRSCALGDATSELAQTAPDKDSTQGLVTQVNDIEKPQGQSEVVNDELGGGQEEGFPMEGQSESQIECLTCGFKPRPTATTFCTLTLNVPQVSSATTLGACFDGMFKTEYIDDFKCEKCRLMHAILLLEADLERSTSEVARENIRAAIDKLQSALETDPEDPPNDVVLPDLSHAPKRRIARHIRLTSFPKILAIHLSRSIFDASHYSQKNSAKVVFPEKFPLGGLLNQKKYKLLGVVTHKGSHDSGHYETFRRQVMQPPFSNPSTFKPAEVYSRTVSPAPTPHIRAQRSDGGEENSLMSTPDPLSPSGGDSLTPPLDPWKHSVPAPQTSILPDGDKPASPLGSPQKDVLSVSRGRESESTSLRSVAANAKSTFSKITSRPSAGTESNPKSDVMDTSTKSLTTAKPRRRKVQDRWWRISDDKVKEASTRDVLSMQREVYLLFYEMERA